The following proteins are encoded in a genomic region of Corallococcus soli:
- the hemA gene encoding glutamyl-tRNA reductase produces the protein MDFICIGVSHRTAPLGIRERLALPEARQTELLQRLAQAPVEALWVSTCNRVEVYLAAPTAEQARERAREALRSLGGEEALEHLYEHQGEAALVHLFRVASSLDSMVLGEAQILGQVKDAFERGQGAGAVRGELTRACAAAFGCAKRVRTETAVGRAATSMASAAVQLASKVFDGLKDKTVLVVGAGEMGELAARHLMNAGAGKLIVTNRTLARAGALVAQVGGVARPFEELFTLLLSADVVVTSTASPVPLFTRENVGALGKARRGRPLFLVDLAVPRDVDPAVGTLDWVHAYDVDDIQKFVADNAAQRAEEAHKAGGLVAQEVARFARERALREGMPVLARLRQRAEAIARAEVERTLLGLGDGLSDKQRKSIEAMGRAIVNKLLHEPTARLRAVGPQGEGNRLAGAAAELFGLTEEEAAAIAPEPEAVPLANVVATGSRR, from the coding sequence ATGGATTTCATCTGTATCGGCGTCTCGCATCGCACCGCCCCGCTGGGCATCCGGGAGCGGCTGGCATTGCCCGAAGCCCGGCAGACAGAGCTGTTGCAGCGGCTGGCGCAGGCGCCGGTGGAGGCGCTCTGGGTGTCCACCTGCAACCGCGTGGAGGTGTACCTGGCGGCGCCCACTGCGGAGCAGGCGCGGGAGCGCGCGCGTGAGGCGTTGCGCTCCCTGGGGGGCGAGGAGGCGCTGGAGCACCTCTACGAACACCAGGGCGAGGCGGCGCTCGTGCACCTGTTCCGCGTGGCCTCCAGCCTGGACTCCATGGTGCTGGGCGAAGCCCAGATATTGGGGCAGGTGAAGGACGCCTTCGAGCGGGGCCAGGGCGCGGGCGCGGTGCGCGGGGAGCTGACGCGCGCGTGCGCGGCGGCGTTCGGCTGCGCCAAGCGCGTGCGCACGGAGACGGCCGTGGGGCGCGCGGCCACGTCCATGGCGTCCGCGGCCGTGCAGCTGGCGAGCAAGGTGTTCGACGGGCTCAAGGACAAGACGGTGCTGGTGGTGGGCGCGGGGGAGATGGGCGAGCTCGCGGCGCGGCACCTGATGAACGCGGGCGCGGGCAAGCTCATCGTGACCAACCGCACGCTGGCGCGCGCGGGGGCCCTGGTGGCGCAGGTGGGCGGCGTCGCCCGGCCCTTCGAGGAGCTCTTCACGCTGCTGCTGTCCGCGGACGTGGTGGTGACGAGCACCGCGTCGCCGGTGCCGCTGTTCACCCGGGAGAACGTGGGCGCGCTGGGCAAGGCCCGCCGGGGCCGGCCGCTGTTCCTGGTGGACCTGGCGGTGCCGCGCGACGTGGACCCGGCGGTGGGCACGCTGGACTGGGTGCACGCGTACGACGTGGACGACATCCAGAAGTTCGTCGCGGACAACGCCGCCCAGCGCGCGGAAGAGGCGCACAAGGCGGGCGGACTGGTGGCGCAGGAGGTCGCCCGCTTCGCCCGGGAGCGCGCGCTGCGCGAAGGCATGCCGGTGCTGGCGCGGCTGCGGCAGCGCGCGGAGGCCATCGCGCGCGCGGAGGTGGAGCGCACGCTGCTGGGATTGGGCGACGGGCTGTCCGACAAGCAGCGCAAGAGCATTGAAGCCATGGGGCGCGCCATCGTGAACAAGCTGTTGCATGAGCCCACCGCGCGGCTGCGCGCCGTGGGGCCGCAGGGAGAGGGCAACCGCCTGGCGGGCGCCGCCGCGGAGCTGTTCGGCCTGACGGAGGAGGAGGCCGCCGCCATCGCGCCGGAGCCGGAGGCCGTGCCGCTGGCGAACGTGGTGGCCACCGGGAGCCGGCGATGA
- the hemC gene encoding hydroxymethylbilane synthase: MKAVRIATRQSPLALWQARHVAALLTRHNPGLEVSLVEMTTEGDRFLSAPLSAVGGKGLFVKEIEQALLDGRADVAVHSLKDMTSVFPDGLILAAVPAREDPRDAFCSPDGHTLELLPPGAKVGTSSLRRSCILRSRRPDLEIVSLRGNVQSRLQKTRDLGLAGAMLAAAGLKRLGLEHHITQVVPVADSLPAVGQGVLAIQCRGEDADLRALLAPLEDLTTRGAVRAERAFLAKLEGGCSVPLAGHATVVDGQVHLRGLVGRPDGTHVVRGEVRGPVPEAERLGEALADELLSRGAGDILRDFGRRDGASRA, encoded by the coding sequence ATGAAGGCCGTGCGGATCGCGACGCGGCAGAGCCCGCTGGCGCTCTGGCAGGCGCGCCACGTGGCGGCGCTGCTCACCCGGCACAACCCGGGCCTGGAGGTGTCGCTGGTGGAGATGACCACCGAGGGCGACCGCTTCCTGTCCGCGCCCCTGTCCGCCGTCGGGGGCAAGGGGCTGTTCGTGAAGGAGATTGAGCAGGCCCTGCTCGACGGCCGCGCGGACGTGGCGGTGCACAGCCTCAAGGACATGACGTCGGTGTTCCCGGACGGTCTGATATTGGCGGCGGTGCCTGCGCGCGAGGATCCGCGCGACGCGTTCTGCAGCCCGGACGGGCACACGCTGGAGCTGCTGCCGCCGGGCGCGAAGGTGGGCACGTCGTCCCTGCGCCGCAGCTGCATCCTGCGCTCGCGCCGCCCGGACCTGGAGATCGTCTCCCTGCGCGGCAACGTGCAGTCGCGGCTCCAGAAGACGCGCGACCTGGGACTCGCGGGGGCGATGCTCGCCGCGGCGGGCCTCAAGCGCCTGGGTCTGGAGCACCACATCACGCAGGTGGTGCCCGTGGCGGACAGCCTGCCCGCGGTGGGGCAGGGCGTGCTGGCCATCCAGTGCCGCGGCGAGGACGCGGACCTGCGCGCGCTGCTCGCGCCCCTGGAGGACCTCACCACGCGCGGCGCGGTGCGGGCCGAGCGCGCCTTCCTGGCGAAGCTGGAGGGCGGCTGCTCCGTGCCCCTGGCGGGCCATGCCACGGTGGTGGACGGCCAGGTGCACCTGCGCGGCCTGGTGGGCCGTCCGGACGGCACGCACGTCGTGCGCGGCGAGGTGCGGGGCCCCGTGCCGGAGGCGGAGCGGCTGGGGGAGGCGCTCGCGGACGAGCTGCTGTCACGCGGCGCGGGTGACATCCTGCGCGATTTCGGCCGACGCGACGGCGCGTCCCGCGCCTAG
- a CDS encoding uroporphyrinogen-III synthase: MDRRLEGIRVLVTRPRERAEELCFLLEDEGADVFSLPLLELRPPEDPRPLASAAEHVQRYHWVLFASPSAVEAFLEALRLAGTLDRLARVKLAAVGPRTARTVEAFGLTVAAEPSEGTGAALFTALKDLLGPDDDVLLPSAEEGRRELEDGLRDLGVRVTRVTAYRSTPAPLPPEALAHLTEAPPQVVLFASPRTAEAFLEGAGREPLAAAKVVAIGPTTATALGQLGIDVATVAERPTPEALVDATVRAVHG; this comes from the coding sequence GTGGACCGGCGACTGGAAGGCATTCGAGTTTTGGTGACGCGCCCGCGTGAGCGGGCCGAGGAGCTGTGCTTCCTGCTGGAGGACGAAGGCGCGGACGTCTTCAGCCTTCCGCTGCTGGAATTGCGCCCCCCGGAGGACCCCCGGCCGCTCGCGTCCGCGGCCGAGCACGTGCAGCGCTACCACTGGGTGCTGTTCGCCAGCCCCTCCGCGGTGGAGGCATTCCTGGAGGCCCTGCGGCTGGCGGGCACCCTGGACCGGCTCGCGCGCGTGAAGCTGGCCGCGGTGGGGCCGCGCACCGCGAGGACGGTGGAGGCCTTTGGCCTGACGGTGGCCGCGGAGCCCTCCGAAGGCACGGGGGCGGCGCTGTTCACCGCCCTGAAGGACCTGCTCGGCCCCGACGACGACGTGCTCCTGCCGTCCGCGGAAGAGGGCCGGCGCGAGCTGGAGGACGGCCTGCGCGACCTGGGCGTGCGCGTCACGCGCGTGACGGCCTACCGCTCCACGCCCGCGCCGCTGCCGCCGGAGGCCCTGGCCCACCTGACGGAGGCGCCGCCGCAGGTGGTGCTCTTCGCCTCGCCGCGCACCGCGGAGGCCTTTCTGGAGGGGGCGGGCCGCGAACCGCTGGCGGCCGCGAAGGTGGTGGCCATTGGCCCCACCACGGCCACCGCGCTGGGGCAGCTGGGCATCGACGTGGCCACGGTCGCGGAGCGCCCCACGCCCGAAGCGCTCGTGGATGCCACCGTCCGCGCCGTTCACGGCTAG